From Alteromonas sp. RKMC-009, one genomic window encodes:
- a CDS encoding citrate synthase has protein sequence MADQKAILKAGDKEIELPILSGTEGQDVIDVRSLGAHGYFTFDPGFMATGSCESAITYIDGAAGVLLHRGYPIEELARDASYLEVCYMLLNGEAPTKEEYEDFRATITRHTMVHEQINMFFHGFRNDAHPMAMLCGTVGAMSSFYHSDLDVSNPEERMRSAHRLIAKMPTLVAMCYKYNIGQPFVYPRNDLSYAANFLNMMFSVPAEEYKISPAVELAMDRIFTLHADHEQNASTSTVRLAGSSGANPYACIAAGVASLWGPAHGGANEACLTMLEEIGSVDRIPEFIARAKDKSDPFRLMGFGHRVYKNHDPRATVMRESCHEVLKELNVQDPLLDVAMELEKIALNDPYFAEKKLFPNVDFYSGIILKAIGIPTNMFTCIFALSRTVGWISHWHEMMSDPKQKIGRPRQMYTGHNQRKFSPLEK, from the coding sequence ATGGCAGATCAGAAGGCCATTCTGAAAGCCGGTGATAAAGAGATCGAACTACCGATTTTGTCCGGCACCGAGGGTCAAGATGTAATTGATGTACGTTCACTGGGTGCACACGGATATTTCACGTTCGACCCCGGTTTCATGGCGACAGGCTCTTGCGAGTCTGCAATTACGTATATCGATGGCGCGGCTGGTGTATTACTGCACCGTGGTTACCCTATCGAAGAGCTGGCACGTGATGCGTCCTACCTCGAAGTGTGCTACATGCTGTTAAACGGCGAAGCACCAACTAAAGAAGAATATGAAGATTTCCGTGCGACAATTACCCGTCACACAATGGTTCATGAACAAATCAACATGTTCTTCCACGGTTTCCGCAATGATGCCCACCCGATGGCCATGCTTTGCGGCACTGTAGGTGCGATGTCTTCTTTCTACCACAGTGACCTGGACGTTTCTAACCCTGAAGAGCGTATGCGCAGTGCACACCGCTTAATCGCGAAAATGCCTACGCTGGTAGCTATGTGTTACAAGTACAACATCGGTCAACCGTTTGTTTATCCACGTAACGACTTAAGCTACGCTGCAAACTTCCTGAATATGATGTTCTCAGTACCTGCTGAAGAATACAAAATCAGTCCTGCCGTTGAACTGGCTATGGACCGTATCTTCACGCTTCACGCTGACCACGAACAAAACGCTTCTACGTCTACTGTACGTCTGGCAGGTTCTTCAGGTGCTAACCCTTATGCGTGTATCGCTGCCGGTGTAGCATCTCTGTGGGGCCCTGCGCACGGTGGTGCAAACGAAGCATGTCTGACAATGCTGGAAGAAATCGGCAGCGTGGACCGTATTCCTGAGTTTATCGCACGTGCGAAAGATAAGAGCGATCCTTTCCGTCTGATGGGCTTCGGTCACCGTGTTTACAAAAACCACGACCCGCGCGCTACAGTAATGCGTGAAAGCTGTCACGAAGTACTGAAAGAGCTGAATGTACAGGATCCATTACTTGATGTAGCAATGGAACTGGAAAAAATCGCCCTTAACGACCCGTACTTCGCTGAGAAGAAACTGTTCCCGAACGTTGACTTCTACTCAGGTATTATCTTAAAAGCGATTGGTATTCCTACCAACATGTTCACGTGTATCTTCGCCCTGTCCCGTACAGTTGGCTGGATTTCACACTGGCATGAAATGATGAGCGATCCGAAGCAAAAAATCGGTCGTCCACGTCAGATGTATACAGGTCACAACCAACGTAAATTCTCACCGCTGGAAAAGTAA
- the sdhC gene encoding succinate dehydrogenase, cytochrome b556 subunit: MKKQRPVNLDLKTIKFPPSAVSSILHRVTGVAMFFALLFVIWAWAVSVSSPDGFANVQTIMDGVIGKLIAIGTASALTYHILGGIRHVIMDMGHWEELESGNNSARAIIALWVVLTVVLGVALW, encoded by the coding sequence GTGAAAAAGCAAAGACCAGTAAATTTAGACCTCAAGACAATTAAATTTCCTCCCTCTGCTGTTTCTTCAATTCTCCACCGCGTCACCGGCGTAGCCATGTTTTTCGCACTTTTATTTGTTATCTGGGCATGGGCAGTTTCTGTTTCATCACCAGACGGCTTTGCTAACGTGCAAACAATCATGGACGGAGTAATTGGAAAACTGATTGCTATCGGTACAGCTTCCGCACTTACGTATCACATTCTTGGCGGTATCCGTCACGTTATTATGGATATGGGTCACTGGGAAGAATTAGAGTCAGGTAATAACAGCGCCCGTGCAATCATTGCACTGTGGGTTGTTCTTACTGTCGTTTTGGGAGTCGCACTATGGTAA
- the sdhD gene encoding succinate dehydrogenase, hydrophobic membrane anchor protein, producing MVTNQASIKRDGVQDYVTLRTTAAIITAFSFFMVWFFITTDELSYEIWRGLFTGLGMKVFTFATLVAVMFHVRVGLWQVLTDYVKAPGLRAVIQFVLNLIAFVYVLVGLFVLWSI from the coding sequence ATGGTAACTAACCAGGCAAGCATTAAGCGCGACGGTGTACAAGATTACGTTACACTGCGCACAACCGCCGCAATCATCACCGCATTTTCATTTTTCATGGTGTGGTTCTTCATCACCACCGATGAACTCAGCTATGAAATCTGGCGTGGTCTGTTTACTGGCTTAGGCATGAAGGTCTTCACATTTGCAACACTGGTTGCTGTTATGTTTCACGTTCGTGTTGGTCTGTGGCAAGTTCTTACCGATTACGTTAAAGCGCCCGGCCTGCGTGCTGTTATCCAGTTCGTATTGAACCTGATCGCGTTTGTATACGTTCTTGTTGGCCTGTTTGTTTTGTGGAGTATCTGA
- the sdhA gene encoding succinate dehydrogenase flavoprotein subunit, with protein sequence MNLPVHEFDAVVIGAGGAGMRAALQISQSGKSCALLSKVFPTRSHTVSAQGGITVALGNSHEDNWEWHMYDTVKGSDYIGDQDAIEYMCKTGPEAIIEMENMGLPFSRFENGKIYQRPFGGQSKNFGGEQGARTAAAADRTGHALLHLLYQQNVKNKTKVFSEWYALDLVKNQDGDVVGCTAIDIETGEVVYFKSRAVVLATGGAGRIYASTTNAHINTGDGVGMALRAGVSVQDMEMWQFHPTGIAGAGTLVTEGCRGEGGYLLNKDGERFMERYAPNAKDLAGRDVVARSMMTEIREGRGCEGPWGTHIKLKLDHLGKDVLESRLPGILELSRTFAHVDPVKEPIPVIPTCHYMMGGIPTNVHGQCLTVDENGNDSVVNGLFACGEIACVSVHGANRLGGNSLLDLVVFGRATGLHLGEKLSEIAPTRDASQSDLDAAMARFNRWESSEKGKGEDPVQIKKDLQQCMQLNFSVFREGDAMAEGLQQLKEIRERLQHARLDDKSSDFNTQRIECLELDNLMETAYSTAVAANFRTESRGAHSRFDFPDRDDENWLCHSIYRPQTESMLKRDVNMAPKLREAFPPKVRSY encoded by the coding sequence ATGAATCTACCAGTACATGAATTTGACGCCGTTGTAATCGGCGCAGGCGGTGCGGGTATGCGTGCCGCATTGCAAATTTCTCAGTCAGGTAAATCCTGCGCCTTATTATCTAAGGTTTTTCCTACACGTTCTCACACCGTATCTGCGCAGGGTGGCATCACCGTAGCGCTGGGTAACTCCCATGAAGATAACTGGGAATGGCACATGTATGACACGGTAAAAGGTTCCGATTATATCGGTGACCAGGACGCCATTGAATATATGTGTAAAACCGGTCCTGAAGCCATTATTGAAATGGAAAACATGGGTCTGCCTTTCTCACGTTTCGAGAATGGTAAAATTTATCAGCGTCCTTTCGGTGGTCAGTCGAAAAACTTCGGTGGCGAGCAGGGCGCACGTACAGCGGCTGCTGCAGACCGTACCGGTCACGCGCTGCTTCACCTTCTGTATCAACAGAACGTGAAAAACAAAACGAAAGTATTTTCTGAGTGGTACGCACTGGATCTGGTTAAGAACCAGGACGGTGATGTAGTAGGTTGTACTGCAATCGACATCGAAACCGGTGAAGTGGTTTACTTTAAGTCACGTGCTGTTGTACTGGCTACCGGTGGTGCAGGTCGTATTTACGCTTCTACGACTAATGCTCACATCAATACCGGTGACGGTGTTGGTATGGCACTGCGTGCCGGTGTTTCCGTACAGGATATGGAAATGTGGCAGTTCCACCCGACAGGTATTGCCGGTGCCGGTACGCTGGTAACCGAAGGTTGTCGTGGTGAAGGTGGTTATCTGCTGAATAAAGACGGCGAACGTTTCATGGAGCGTTATGCTCCTAACGCGAAAGACCTTGCCGGTCGTGACGTTGTTGCCCGTTCAATGATGACGGAAATCCGCGAAGGTCGTGGTTGTGAAGGCCCTTGGGGTACTCACATTAAATTGAAGCTGGACCACCTGGGTAAAGACGTACTTGAGTCACGTCTGCCTGGTATCCTTGAGCTGTCACGTACATTTGCTCACGTTGATCCGGTTAAAGAACCTATTCCGGTAATCCCGACTTGTCACTATATGATGGGTGGTATTCCAACCAACGTTCATGGCCAGTGTCTGACTGTTGATGAAAACGGTAACGACTCCGTAGTAAATGGTTTATTCGCCTGTGGTGAGATTGCTTGTGTATCTGTACACGGTGCAAACCGTCTGGGTGGTAACTCACTGCTTGACCTGGTGGTATTCGGTCGTGCGACCGGTCTGCACCTGGGTGAAAAACTGTCTGAAATCGCACCTACCCGTGACGCTTCTCAATCTGATCTTGATGCGGCTATGGCCCGCTTCAATCGATGGGAGTCTTCTGAAAAAGGTAAGGGTGAAGATCCGGTTCAAATTAAAAAGGACCTGCAGCAATGTATGCAACTTAACTTCTCGGTATTCCGTGAAGGTGATGCAATGGCTGAAGGTTTACAACAACTTAAAGAAATCAGAGAACGCCTGCAACACGCCCGTCTTGATGATAAGAGTTCTGACTTTAATACCCAGCGTATTGAGTGTCTTGAGCTTGATAACCTCATGGAGACAGCATACAGCACTGCAGTGGCTGCGAACTTCCGTACGGAAAGTCGTGGTGCACACAGCCGTTTCGACTTCCCGGACCGTGACGATGAAAACTGGTTATGCCACAGCATCTATCGCCCGCAAACCGAGTCTATGTTGAAACGTGACGTCAATATGGCGCCAAAGTTACGGGAAGCATTCCCGCCTAAAGTGCGTTCGTATTAA
- a CDS encoding succinate dehydrogenase iron-sulfur subunit, with protein sequence MQLHFSVYRYNPDVDDAPKMQDYKMEVEEGQDMMVLDALLLLKEQDPTLSFRRSCREGVCGSDGMNMNGKNGLACITPLSALGKGKIVIRPLPGLPVVRDLVVDMTQFYNQYEKIKPFLINDSKQPPAREHLQSPEDRAKLDGLYECILCACCSTSCPSFWWNPDKFIGPAGLLHAYRFLIDSRDTATEERLNDLDDAFSVFRCHGIMNCVSVCPKGLNPTKAIGQIKSMLLQRAV encoded by the coding sequence ATGCAATTACATTTTTCAGTTTATCGCTACAACCCTGACGTAGACGACGCACCTAAAATGCAAGACTACAAAATGGAAGTGGAAGAAGGCCAGGATATGATGGTGCTGGATGCACTGCTACTTCTTAAAGAACAGGATCCTACGCTGTCTTTCCGCCGCTCATGCCGTGAAGGTGTATGTGGTTCAGATGGTATGAACATGAATGGCAAGAATGGCCTGGCATGTATCACACCATTATCTGCACTGGGTAAGGGTAAAATTGTTATCCGTCCACTGCCTGGCTTGCCGGTAGTGCGTGACCTGGTTGTTGACATGACGCAGTTCTACAACCAGTACGAGAAAATTAAACCGTTCCTGATTAACGACAGTAAGCAGCCGCCTGCACGTGAACATCTGCAGTCGCCTGAAGACCGTGCAAAACTGGATGGCCTGTACGAGTGTATTCTATGTGCTTGTTGTTCAACGTCTTGTCCGTCGTTCTGGTGGAACCCTGACAAGTTCATCGGTCCTGCTGGTCTGCTTCATGCTTATCGTTTCTTAATCGATAGCCGTGACACCGCTACCGAAGAGCGACTCAACGACCTGGATGATGCATTCAGCGTCTTCCGCTGCCACGGTATCATGAACTGTGTCAGTGTATGTCCGAAAGGATTGAACCCGACAAAAGCTATCGGCCAGATTAAGTCGATGCTTTTACAACGGGCTGTTTAG